One Miscanthus floridulus cultivar M001 chromosome 11, ASM1932011v1, whole genome shotgun sequence DNA window includes the following coding sequences:
- the LOC136491882 gene encoding uncharacterized protein, whose protein sequence is MDTGESSMNAKGKGGEKAAGSNPRAKATNWPPAISEFLLDWYIEKKLAMPPKTFFKKMHHTACTSAVNSKYGTTYTVEQVHRHWRRHKDTWGLVAKHMNESGGGWDDDTKMVTLSKSTLNELSANDRGILSKPIQFFDKLQELFSGSTADGSFMQDPSTAADPDQDDTERLDMLNDMANYDNTNDAHGEDSDKLQSDSDECQEVAALATASTQVSSSSVKSMKPNKRNFKRFDKSNTVPVAARVGRASKSNTKASPAYADDDMDVEITNTLRGIQQNLGKPVQVAPPPDPNGPLWDILKKIALAPDDRLAVGMHLCKLEFQVHRSFLINMGQEYLERWVFNHLSGGDLGGS, encoded by the exons ATGGATACAGGAGAAAGTAGCATGAATGCTAAGGGCAAGGGAGGTGAGAAAGCTGCAGGTTCAAATCCAAGGGCAAAAGCTACAAATTGGCCTCCAGCTATATCTGAATTTCTACTTGATTGGTACATTGAGAAGAAGTTGGCGATGCCTCCAAAAACTTTTTTCAAGAAGATGCATCACACAGCCTGTACATCTGCAGTGAACTCTAAATATGGCACTACCTATACTGTGGAGCAAGTTCATCGCCACTGGAGACGGCATAAGGATACTTGGGGACTTGTGGCTAAGCATATGAATGAGAGTGGCGGTGGCTGGGATGATGACACCAAGATGGTGACTCTCTCCAAGTCTACTTTGAACGAACTCTCG GCAAATGACCGTGGGATTCTGTCTAAACCAATTCAGTTCTTTGACAAGTTGCAAGAATTATTTAGTGGCAGCACAGCTGATGGTTCTTTTATGCAAGACCCTTCCACTGCAGCTGATCCAGACCAAGATGATACTGAGAGACTTGACATGCTGAATGATATGGCTAACTATGATAACACAAATGATGCACATGGGGAAGACTCAGACAAACTACAGTCTGATAGTGATGAGTGTCAGGAGGTGGCTGCCCTTGCTACAGCTAGCACTCAAGTTTCTTCATCTAGTGTAAAGTCCATGAAGCCTAACAAGAGAAATTTTAAAAGGTTTGACAAGTCTAATACAGTACCTGTTGCTGCACGGGTTGGTAGGGCCAGTAAGTCCAACACAAAAGCATCTCCTGCCTATGCCGAtgatgatatggatgtggagataACCAATACTTTACGTGGTATCCAACAGAACCTTGGAAAACCAGTGCAGGTTGCACCTCCTCCAGACCCTAATGGTCCTCTATGGGATATACTCAAGAAGATCGCATTAGCACCGGATGATAGGCTTGCAGTAGGAATGCACCTTTGCAAGCTAGAATTTCAAGTTCATCGTAGCTTCCTTATCAATATGGGTCAAGAATACCTTGAGCGTTGGGTGTTCAACCATTTATCTGGTGGTGATCTTGGTGGTTCCTGA
- the LOC136491883 gene encoding protein ALP1-like: MLSVLSIVIAIIQWWRRRRRLRSRRLPIKYGPLVSRDLVRQTRLDELYNGTDKNCIRQLRMRKAVFWKLSSRLRDSGLLRDTIHVSIEEQLAMFLHTVGHNLRNCVIALYFKRSGETVSRYFSEVLMALCSLAKDMIKLRSVETHSKITSSPGRFYPYFKDCIGALDGTHIPAFVPENIVNRFRGRKGYPTQNVLAAVDFDLRFTYVLARWEGSAHDSVVLRAALKRSNGIPFLEGKYYLADAGYAARPGILPPYRGVRYHLKEYGGGRYPETPQELFNLRHSSLRTTVERAFGTLKNRFKVLANKPYFPFSIQVKIVIACCVLHNWILDNGPDDIIYDELWYNTLPRSTRVAIDQGAENRQWVAKRDELANLMWTEY, from the exons ATGTTAAGTGTCCTATCTATTGTCATTGCCATTATCCAATGGTGGCGGCGACGTCGGCGTCTTCGCTCTAGAAGACTGCCAATAAAATATGGGCCCTTGGTGAGCAGAGATTTGGTGAGGCAaacaaggctagatgaactatatAATGGAACAGATAAAAACTGCATCCGTCAACTTCGGATGAGGAAAGCTGTGTTCTGGAAACTTTCCTCCCGTTTGCGTGATTCCGGTCTACTTAGGGATACTATACACGTCTCGATTGAAGAACAATTAGCTATGTTTCTGCATACAGTTGGCCACAATTTGAGAAATTGTGTGATTGCCTTATATTTCAAGAGATCCGGCGAGACCGTAAGCCGGTATTTCAGTGAGGTCTTGATGGCTTTATGTTCCCTTGCCAAAGATATGATAAAACTTAGGTCTGTAGAGACCCATTCAAAGATAACCAGTAGCCCTGGGCGGTTCTACCCTTATTTTAAG GACTGTATTGGGGCACTTGATGGCACTCATATCCCCGCATTTGTCCCTGAAAATATAGTTAACAGGTTTAGAGGTCGTAAAGGTTACCCAACTCAAAATGTGCTAGCAGCCGTGGACTTTGATTTGCGGTTTACATATGTGCTTGCTAGATGGGAGGGCTCAGCACATGACTCCGTAGTTCTAAGGGCTGCCCTTAAAAGATCAAATGGAATTCCATTTCTTGAAG GAAAATATTACTTAGCTGATGCGGGGTATGCAGCGAGACCGGGTATATTGCCACCTTATAGAGGTGTTCGCTATCACTTGAAGGAGTATGGGGGTGGGAGATATCCAGAAACACCACAAGAGTTGTTTAATCTTCGACATTCCTCTCTTCGTACAACTGTTGAGCGAGCATTTGGGACATTAAAGAATCGCTTTAAAGTTCTTGCAAACAAGCCATATTTTCCCTTTAGCATACAGGTGAAGATTGTGATAGCATGCTGTGTGTTACACAATTGGATCCTAGACAACGGTCCTGATGACATCATATATGATGAACTCTGGTATAATACTTTGCCCAGGTCAACTAGAGTAGCAATAGATCAAGGTGCAGAAAACAGACAATGGGTGGCTAAGCGAGATGAACTAGCTAATTTGATGTGGACTGAATATTGA
- the LOC136490935 gene encoding uncharacterized protein, whose protein sequence is MDTGESSMNAKGKGGEKAAGSNPRAKATNWPPAISEFLLDWYIEKKLAMPPKTFFKKMHHTACTSAVNSKYGTTYTVEQVHRHWRRHKDTWGLVAKHMNESGGGWDDDTKMVTLSKSTLNELSANDRGILSKPIQFFDKLQELFSGSTADDSFMQDPSTTADPDQDDTERLDMLNDMANYDNTNDAHGEDSDKLQSDSDECQEVAALATASTQVSSSSVKSMKPNKRNFKRFGKSNTVPAAARVGRAKPWKTSAGCTSSRP, encoded by the exons ATGGATACAGGAGAAAGTAGCATGAATGCTAAGGGCAAGGGAGGTGAGAAAGCTGCAGGTTCAAATCCAAGGGCAAAAGCTACAAATTGGCCTCCAGCTATATCTGAATTTCTACTTGATTGGTACATTGAGAAGAAGTTGGCGATGCCTCCCAAAACTTTTTTCAAGAAGATGCATCACACAGCCTGTACATCTGCAGTGAACTCTAAATATGGCACTACCTATACTGTGGAGCAAGTTCATCGCCACTGGAGGCGGCATAAGGATACTTGGGGACTTGTGGCTAAGCATATGAATGAGAGTGGCGGTGGCTGGGATGATGACACCAAGATGGTGACTCTCTCCAAGTCTACTTTGAACGAACTCTCG GCAAATGACCGTGGGATTCTGTCTAAACCAATTCAGTTCTTTGACAAGTTGCAAGAATTATTTAGTGGCAGCACAGCTGATGATTCTTTTATGCAAGACCCTTCCACTACTGCTGATCCAGACCAAGATGATACTGAGAGACTTGACATGCTGAATGATATGGCTAACTATGATAACACAAATGATGCACATGGGGAAGACTCAGACAAACTACAGTCTGATAGTGATGAGTGTCAGGAGGTGGCTGCCCTTGCTACAGCTAGCACTCAAGTTTCTTCATCTAGTGTGAAGTCCATGAAGCCTAACAAGAGAAATTTTAAAAGGTTTGGCAAGTCTAATACAGTACCTGCTGCTGCACGGGTTGGTAGGGCCA AACCTTGGAAAACCAGTGCAGGTTGCACCTCCTCCAGACCCTAA